A genome region from Candidatus Obscuribacterales bacterium includes the following:
- a CDS encoding NtaA/DmoA family FMN-dependent monooxygenase (This protein belongs to a clade of FMN-dependent monooxygenases, within a broader family of flavin-dependent oxidoreductases, the luciferase-like monooxygenase (LMM) family, some of whose members use coenzyme F420 rather than FMN.), translated as IAWNIVSSYSKSEWDAYGAEMSDRSRRHERMEEYMELCYQLWDSWAPDAIVADKSSGIFADPAKVKEVDFEGEFFRSKGRSFCYRSPQGRPVLWQAGSSDRGRDFAAKHAEAIFAVHPNVDRMRQYSEDLNQRLVKTFNRPSSSVKLIYGLQCIVGESRAHAQEKYEHIRANSPLEGALAWISGHFGPDFSTYDLDEYVQNIEIPGIKGLFESIIYAKGGNPITVKEAALYYAMGMGMPITVGTASDIADTMEYYMDEGGADGFMLVATYTPGCFEEFVDLVVPELQRRGRYRTAYPGTTLRENLLAD; from the coding sequence ATTGCCTGGAACATTGTCAGTTCTTATTCCAAGAGTGAATGGGATGCCTACGGTGCAGAAATGAGCGATCGCTCCCGTCGCCATGAGCGTATGGAGGAGTATATGGAACTCTGCTACCAACTTTGGGATTCCTGGGCACCCGACGCCATTGTTGCCGACAAGTCCAGCGGTATTTTTGCCGACCCAGCTAAGGTTAAAGAAGTGGACTTTGAGGGTGAGTTTTTCCGCAGTAAAGGGCGTTCGTTTTGCTACCGCTCCCCCCAGGGTAGACCGGTGCTCTGGCAGGCCGGTTCCTCCGATCGTGGGCGCGACTTTGCCGCTAAACATGCTGAGGCCATCTTTGCCGTGCACCCCAACGTCGATCGTATGCGGCAGTACAGCGAAGACCTGAATCAGCGGCTGGTCAAGACCTTCAACCGTCCTTCCAGCAGCGTCAAGCTGATCTACGGCTTGCAGTGCATCGTCGGCGAATCCCGCGCCCACGCCCAAGAAAAGTACGAGCACATTCGTGCCAATAGTCCCCTCGAAGGTGCCCTTGCTTGGATCTCGGGCCACTTTGGCCCCGATTTCTCGACCTATGATCTCGACGAATACGTGCAGAACATTGAAATCCCTGGCATTAAGGGCTTGTTCGAAAGCATTATCTACGCCAAGGGTGGTAACCCAATCACCGTGAAAGAAGCGGCCCTGTATTACGCCATGGGTATGGGCATGCCCATCACTGTCGGTACAGCTTCTGACATTGCCGACACGATGGAATACTACATGGACGAAGGCGGGGCCGACGGGTTCATGCTAGTGGCAACCTATACTCCCGGCTGCTTTGAAGAATTTGTGGATCTGGTGGTGCCAGAGTTGCAGCGACGCGGGCGTTATCGAACGGCTTACCCCGGTACCACCCTGCGCGAAAACCTGTTAGCCGATTAG